The Pithys albifrons albifrons isolate INPA30051 chromosome 4, PitAlb_v1, whole genome shotgun sequence genome segment GATGACAAGtgtgaagggaaaagaaaaaatccaacagaGATTAAACCATTGATAAAGATTTATAGTCAGGCAAAGGAGCAACTGATACTGCTTAGGCCATATTCTGTTAGTACATATGCAAAGTGGGTGCTGCAAGCTGTTTAGATCCTGGGTCATGTATTTGTTGAGAAAAACATTGACTAACATTGTGTTCAATGTATTCAATGTTAAAATTCAAATGTAAGATTTAAACATTGctgtatgttttaaaattgCCAAAGAACAAAGTAATTTGATAGAATACGAAGATTTAAATTGAACAGATTTGTGTCCAGTTCTAGGCTTTCCCATGAGAGAGAAATACAGAACCTCTGGAGAGAGTCCAGCAAAGGGCCATGAACATGATGGATGGACTGGAGCATCTGTGTAATCGAGAAAGGCTGAGACAGCTGggactgctcagcctggagaaaagaaggatcAGGGAGATCTCAATGTGTATAACTACTTGAAGAGACAGCGCAAAGAATACAGAGCTAGTCTcatttcagtggtgcccagtgacaggacaaggggcagtgggcaaaaacagaaacacagaaggttccctctgaacatcaggaaatactttttttgttgtGAGGGCAGCTGAatactggcacaggtttccaAGGTAGTCCACGTCCTTGGAGATATACCAACCCCATCTGGATGTGGTCCCAGGCAACTGGCTCTAGGGACCCTGCCTGAGTAGAGGCATAGGACCAGATGAGCTCCTGAGTTCCCTTCCAGCCTTgaccattttgtgattctgtgtgattaTGTGAATACCTTTAGATAGTGTAGCTGGGCTGCAGTTTAATTTTCCTGCTTGCCAGGGAGGAGCTCAGAATTGTACACTAACACTGCTATGCTGACTGAGGAGATGCTACGGAACAATTTACCACTGACATCACTGGCTGTTAGGCAGAAAATTTTCTCACTTGATTAAAAGTACTTCCATATCTAAACATATATGATATTTTACAGGTAAATATATCTGCAGAGAATCGTGATAGGTGCTGCAAGAATAAAAAACGGGAAAATATCAAAGTGTTTTTCTGCAATGACACTCAGGTAAAATTTAACTTCTCAGAATTTAGAGAAtacaaaatcaaattaattcttTGTACAGTCCAGTCACTGAATAATATATTGTTATAgagaataatatattttaatagtgAAATCATAATATTCagggttgtggggtttttttaatctgtaatCACACAATTTGTCAAGAAaactggcattttaaaaattaaaatattaagcaATTCCATATCCAAAGAGTCTTCTGTATTTTATCAAAAATAGTAGAAAAAACTTTATTTTGCCAATAGAATTAAGCATTAAAATTTCCAAacctctgtttttattttttctacagaaaattaTATTAGTTAAGCTTTTCACTTCAGATctgaaagctttaaaataatGGTTTGGGCAGATGTCAAATAGCAGAAAGCACAATTGTCAGCTGTTACTGCAGATTTTATCATGACTTGGTAGAAGGACTGACTCAAAAAATCATTTGCTGTTTCCTAACTGCATCAATTGATTACATTATGGCTGTGATTTCTCTCTAACATCCTTgtactattactattactacTACAAATTGctactttaaatattttgaagagaTGGCAGGTATGCCAGAGTAGTTATGTGTTTTATTGGAAAAGATTGGCACtatgaaagcaaaagaaactaATGGTAAttgatgagggttttttttttaaagacaaaccAACATTGCAAAGAATTAATGGTACACAGACTTTTCAGGACatatttttcttgctgtcttTACAGGAATTAGAATCACTACAGAGCATGGCATGCAATATGCTCAGATTCTTTCATAAGCAAAAAATCAGCAAAGCCTTTAGATGGAAAGCAGCATTCGTCTCATGTGGGACCTTACAGGTTCTACAGTGCAAATGTGAAggacataaaaaagaaaaggtgagtGGTACTGATGTTCTACTGTTTAACTTTTTGACTTATTGCTTAGAGCTATTCAACACAGACTATCACATCTACCTTTCAAAGGTACAACTAGCATACACATGTTATATGCAAGGGGAAGTCTATAGTCAAGATATTTTCTCTGGTTCACTACTGAAATACCTGAGTTAAGTCTCCAGTAAAAGACAAAGACACACTTGGGCAAATAAGGTGTTTAAACTTCTCCAACGTATAAAATCATAAATGTTGCTTCTCATTGTGGTTCTGCCCTAAGAGTAATGTTAAACTGGTTTGCTTCAACATTCAATTAGGGAGagtttctctcttttccatAAGCACTTGGTCTCTGTTTTAACCACAATATCTCAAATTTGACAAGAACAGTTAGGTACGAAAATAATTGGGTTTTTAGCCATTGGCAGAATCTGCTTTTTAATGTGTCACTCAAATGTAGCATGATGATCTACAGGCTACTGTAGCAAAGGAAGTGTATTCTTTTAAGTGTGTCACAAAAGCATTAACCAACACCAAAGGACAGTCCACATAGTCACCAAAGGATGTAAATCTTAAATAGCTGGATTGAAGGATGCATTTAACTCATTCTTTTATCGTTTGAAATGCAGAGACCCTTATAATCTGGGTCCATATTTTCAAAGTAATGTTGGTATCTATAATTGGCATAAGTCACCTGTGCTGAATCCAGGGTTTGCCTTACTTTAAAAGGTATCCCAGTCAAAGTCCTTGAAGTCAGAGTGTCACCCTCGCAACTCCTGCCTAACCTCATGGAcgcttgtttttatttaaagacCAATCAAAGTAATTTAGTAAAAAATTATGAATAGCCATGGAATACAAACaacagtaatatttttctgGTTGAGATCCTGAACGCTAGGccacagcaccagcccctggAAAAAGTTTGTCGTGTTCCACCAGTCTCAACACATGCTGCCAAAGTTTGGCTCACAATTTAATTGACTTTATGTTCCCAGTTCTTCATGTAACAGAGGATAAAATTAAAACCACTGATAGAGGACATACATGATCTCACCTGGACACACTGGTTTCAGCTATCCTTATTTGCTGTGTGGTATAGCCATGTTCTCCCAGTCCCatgggcagtggcagcagggatgTGTTCAGAGGGAGAACATCAGGCTGTGTATGGCCACAGCTTGCTTTGTGAGCAGCACAGCTTTCTGGCTTACCATATAGGGTACCTGCATTATTTAGAGATGTAATGGTATGGGTTTGATTTAAAAGATGTCTGTAGGAATAGAATAAGCAGTCCTCAACTAGCAATACAATCTATTCTTTTTCAGATTTGCCCACATGTAAAAGTATTTGGTAAAGAAGATACACAGACAGGTGAACAGTCCAGAAAGAAATGTAACCAAGAAATTTGtgaactaaaagaaaatatatctaGCCTTAGATCCTGCTggaataaatttgaaaaaataatttccaggtGATTCCAGGTGGATCCgctcttttcttttgaagtggCATTACTTGGTATCTTTGCATTTTATATGCATTCTTCAAGTAACCTTGCTCGCTTATATAAACACTTTATGCCAGAAGTCTGATGGAAAGCTACTGCACCTTGTTCCTGGAGGTGGAAtaaacagaaacagctgaacCAAGCTGCTGAAGTCCAAAAAGTGGAAATAAAAGGTGAGCAGGTGAAACAAAATCTCTGCAGAAGGCTGTGTCCCACCTTTGTGCTCTGGAAACTACATTgaatattcagattttttcaAGTAACTTTATAATACCATCATATGAAAGCAATCTACTTATATGTCTACTGCAATTTATAAAACCACCTTAGAAACTGCAGGTGAAGAAAACGGAATGGAAAAGTAGATGGTTTCTTTATATCCATGTACAATGCATCAAGATCTGAAAATAACAATCTATCAAAGCAGCAGCTAATCTTAGGTATGTTCTGCTGACATAGAAGTGTTTTCAGTGTAGGTCAAATGGGTCTGCTTACTGATTTGGATTTGGAAAAACAGGGAAGAAGATTTTTTGATAAACTCAGAAAGGGTATGGATTTTTGAGAGATGTAGCATGCTTCTGCTGGCtgaagtagaggcaagacaGTGAGTCCTATGGAAGGCAAAAAGGAGAGGCCTTTTTTGTAAGTTTGCCCACTCAACTAGCAGCATGAGCCATGTGTATTTGATTAACCCAGAGTTAGCTGCAGGAGGAGCTAGGATTTCTTAGCTTTGGATTGTGATTTCTTATATGCAATTTTATATAAGGTGTTTTAAGGTGTTAGACAAACGTGACTTAAAATGTGTGAATATTGTCAGAGAATAATATATTGACATTTAACTAATAAAGTGttcatatttaattttggaTAAATATAAGTATTTTTATAGTTGTTTATAACTCTTTTGCAGTTTCTTACTTTGATATTATAACTCCtttagtaataaaatatttgtcttcTACGGAATTGGGCTGTTCAATTTTTGACTGTCCCTACTCCTTTTTTAGCATTTTCTCACAGCTAGTCATGAAAAGTACAGCTGGTAATGGAACCTCCAGATGTTGGCTACTTCCCCTTTTAAAACACCTGTTCTTAGCTGCTTGTAGTCTGGCCAGCTTAGGCAAACATTTCCATACCAGCCACCTATCTTGGACTAAATACTTGGGAAAAGTTGTTTCCTGGTTCAGAGTAAACCAATATATATTATCTGTGCAAAAGAATCTTTTTGTAGAACTGCTCTGAAAAAATTTTGGTATTCACAACAAACACCTGAAAAAACAGTGGGATATACTTCAAACTGTTCAGTTGACCGGAAACAGCACTAGCTTTACATATTTGACTGGAATGATTGCTGTACTGAATCCATGAGGGAAGAGGTTAAGCACAACACAAACATGTCATGCTCCCCTGCAATACACCCCTGTACTGGGTCTGACTGAGATGGAGTTCATTGTCTCACAGtagccctcacagtgctgtgttttgctttggtaGCTAGAAGGGTGTTggtaacacaccagtgttttggttactgctgagcagagctggcacagcatcagcactgtctCTCAACATTCCTTCCCCGCCCTTCAAGGGTGTGGAGGtgggcaagatcctgggaggggacacatcAGGCCAGCTGCCCCAAATTAGCCAAAGGGCTATTCTATACCATATGGcatcagctcagatataaaagctaaggGAAGGAAGAGCAAGAAGGTGCATTCATTATTTATGAGGTTTGCCTTCTGGAGAAACCGCTATGAGTTCTGAAGCCCTGCTTCCTGGGAAGTGGCCAAACATCATTTGCCTGTGCACGTGCAAACTTTTGTTTTAGTAAATTGCTTTAtctcatcttattttctcttccctgtctgGCTGGTAAGGGGAGTAATAAAACggcttggtgggcacctggggTTTAGCCAAGGTCAACTCACCGAAACCCATCCTCCATCTGTTTATGGTGACAATGAGGCAGGAGAGATGACTTCGTCAAACTGTGATTGAGACTTTCATATTCTATTTAGCTCTTCATATAAGAGATTGCAACTTTAACTgcaaacacttgaaaaaaaatcaaccccaATCCGTAAATCTTTTGTGCAACAGGGAAGGGAAATACTTCCCAGTATCATACTGGAGATAAGTGAATGTAACCCCTATTGTAAGGGCTTCTCTGGAAATCCCTTATTCTGAGACAACCCAGGAGACTGAGGATTCAATTGGTATCTGAGACTGAAGAACagctgggaattttttttcatacttaGGAACAGTTGAAAGCCAAGATTTGTTTCCTAATAACCacttggcaggaaaacagcaatgtgaatcaaaacaaaaccacacagatGCAGCATTAGCTACtaaaaaatcaaaacttaaGTTAGCTTAAATGACTTAAGCAGCAGCCCACAGCTCAAAATCTTGAGGCAAATAAAGCAGTTCCAGGACTATTGTGAGGGAAAGACTAAGGGTAGATCCAGAGCAGAAATTTAAACTGATTATGGAATTGCGGATTTTTGTCATTACTTCTCTTAATAAATATCATGCCTGTCTGATTTGTGTTGCCAAATTTCTTGAGTCACCACTTACATGCCAACACTAATTGCTAAATGCAGTGACTTGGGGTCTTTTATTTGTGCCTCACTATCCTCATAGTAGAGAATTCCCTCCTAACATTTAATCAACATCTCTCCCCTGTCTGTTTAGAACCATTCCCCTGTGTTCTCTCACTACAGGCCCTcgtaaaaagtccctctccatcttttttaTAAACatcctttaggtactggaaggctgcaatgaggtctccccaaagccttctcttctccaggctgaacagcctaGGTCTGTCAGCCtatcttcataggagaggtgttccagccctctgatcatctttgtggccctttgAACTCATTTCACAGGTCCACATGCTTTTTATGTTgtgggccccagagctggatgcagtgctccaggtggggtcttaCAAGGGCAGAGTCGAGGAGGAAAACAACCTATCTCAGCGTGCAG includes the following:
- the IL7 gene encoding interleukin-7, whose protein sequence is MFHAFFRSTLPVLPLLLVLSPVNSSICAMENKTTEIRVKYENILSHDISELVNISAENRDRCCKNKKRENIKVFFCNDTQELESLQSMACNMLRFFHKQKISKAFRWKAAFVSCGTLQVLQCKCEGHKKEKICPHVKVFGKEDTQTGEQSRKKCNQEICELKENISSLRSCWNKFEKIISR